One stretch of Enterobacter sp. RHBSTW-00994 DNA includes these proteins:
- the aceF gene encoding pyruvate dehydrogenase complex dihydrolipoyllysine-residue acetyltransferase → MAIEINVPDIGADEVEITEILVKVGDKVEAEQSLITVEGDKASMEVPSPQAGIVKEIKVSVGDKTETGKLIMIFDSADGAATAAPAQEEKKAAPAAAPAAAAAAKEVNVPDIGGDEVEVTEILVKVGDTVAAEQSLITVEGDKASMEVPAPFAGTVKEIKINTGDKVSTGSLIMVFEVAGAAPAAAPAQAAAPAAAAPAVAGGAKDVNVPDIGGDEVEVTEVMVKVGDKVAAEQSLITVEGDKASMEVPAPFAGTVKEIKISTGDKVSTGSLIMVFEVEGAAPAAAPVAAPAPAAAPAQAAKPAAAPVAKAEGKSEFAENDAYVHATPLIRRLAREFGVNLAKVKGTGRKGRILREDVQTYVKDAVKRAEAAPAAASGGGIPGMLPWPKVDFSKFGEIEEVELGRIQKISGANLSRNWVMIPHVTHFDKTDITDLEAFRKQQNAEAEKRKLDVKFTPVVFIMKAVAAALEQMPRFNSSLSEDAQRLTLKKYINIGVAVDTPNGLVVPVFKDVNKKSITELSRELTVISKKARDGKLTAGEMQGGCFTISSIGGLGTTHFAPIVNAPEVAILGVSKSAIEPVWNGKEFTPRLMMPISLSFDHRVIDGADGARFITIINNTLSDIRRLVM, encoded by the coding sequence ATGGCTATCGAAATCAATGTACCGGACATCGGGGCTGATGAAGTTGAAATCACCGAGATCCTGGTCAAAGTAGGCGACAAAGTTGAAGCAGAACAGTCGCTGATCACCGTAGAAGGCGATAAAGCCTCTATGGAAGTCCCGTCTCCTCAGGCTGGCATCGTTAAAGAGATCAAAGTCTCTGTTGGCGATAAAACCGAGACGGGCAAACTGATCATGATTTTCGATTCCGCTGACGGTGCAGCAACTGCTGCACCTGCGCAGGAAGAGAAGAAAGCCGCTCCGGCCGCTGCACCAGCAGCTGCCGCGGCAGCGAAAGAAGTCAACGTGCCTGACATCGGCGGTGACGAAGTTGAAGTGACCGAAATCCTGGTGAAAGTGGGCGACACCGTTGCGGCTGAACAGTCCCTGATCACCGTAGAAGGCGACAAAGCCTCTATGGAAGTTCCGGCTCCGTTCGCGGGTACGGTTAAAGAGATCAAAATCAACACCGGTGACAAAGTGTCTACTGGCTCCCTGATCATGGTCTTCGAAGTGGCGGGTGCTGCACCTGCTGCCGCGCCTGCACAGGCCGCTGCTCCGGCAGCCGCTGCACCAGCTGTTGCTGGCGGCGCGAAAGACGTTAACGTACCAGACATCGGCGGTGACGAAGTCGAAGTGACCGAAGTGATGGTGAAAGTCGGCGACAAAGTTGCTGCTGAACAATCACTGATCACCGTTGAAGGCGACAAAGCGTCCATGGAAGTGCCTGCGCCATTCGCGGGTACGGTTAAAGAGATCAAAATCAGCACTGGTGACAAAGTGTCTACCGGTTCCCTGATCATGGTCTTCGAAGTGGAAGGCGCTGCGCCTGCCGCCGCTCCGGTTGCTGCTCCAGCACCTGCTGCTGCACCGGCTCAGGCGGCTAAACCTGCTGCTGCCCCAGTTGCGAAGGCGGAAGGCAAATCTGAATTCGCTGAAAACGACGCTTACGTTCACGCGACTCCACTGATTCGTCGCCTGGCGCGCGAATTCGGTGTGAACCTGGCGAAAGTGAAAGGGACTGGCCGTAAAGGTCGTATCCTGCGCGAAGACGTTCAGACTTATGTGAAAGACGCGGTGAAACGCGCTGAAGCTGCACCTGCTGCTGCCAGTGGCGGTGGTATTCCGGGCATGCTGCCATGGCCAAAAGTGGACTTCAGCAAGTTTGGCGAAATCGAAGAAGTTGAACTGGGTCGTATCCAGAAAATCTCTGGTGCTAACCTGAGCCGTAACTGGGTGATGATCCCGCACGTTACGCACTTCGACAAAACCGATATCACTGACCTGGAAGCGTTCCGTAAACAGCAGAACGCAGAAGCTGAGAAGCGTAAACTGGATGTGAAATTCACCCCAGTCGTCTTCATCATGAAAGCGGTTGCTGCTGCGCTTGAGCAGATGCCTCGTTTCAACAGCTCCCTGTCCGAAGATGCACAGCGTCTGACGCTGAAAAAATACATCAACATCGGTGTGGCGGTTGATACGCCAAATGGTCTGGTTGTTCCGGTCTTCAAAGACGTGAACAAGAAGAGCATTACCGAGCTGTCTCGTGAACTGACTGTGATCTCCAAGAAAGCGCGTGATGGTAAGTTGACTGCTGGCGAAATGCAGGGCGGTTGCTTCACTATCTCCAGCATCGGTGGCCTGGGTACAACCCACTTCGCACCGATTGTTAACGCGCCGGAAGTGGCTATCCTCGGTGTGTCCAAATCCGCGATTGAGCCGGTATGGAACGGTAAAGAGTTTACTCCGCGTCTGATGATGCCGATTTCTCTTTCCTTCGACCACCGCGTGATCGACGGTGCTGATGGTGCGCGCTTTATCACCATCATCAACAACACCCTGAGCGATATTCGCCGCCTGGTGATGTAA
- the lpdA gene encoding dihydrolipoyl dehydrogenase codes for MSTEIKTQVVVLGAGPAGYSAAFRAADLGLETVIVERYSTLGGVCLNVGCIPSKALLHVAKVIEEAKALAEHGIVFGEPKTDIDKIRTWKEKVITQLTGGLAGMAKGRKVKVVNGLGKFTGANTLEVEGENGKTVINFDNAIIAAGSRPIELPFIPHEDPRVWDSTDALELKSVPKRLLVMGGGIIGLEMGTVYHALGSEIDVVEMFDQVIPAADKDIVKVFTKRISKKFNLMLETKVTAVEAKEDGIYVSMEGKKAPAEAQRYDAVLVAIGRVPNGKNLNAGAAGVEVDDRGFIRVDKQLRTNVPHIFAIGDIVGQPMLAHKGVHEGHVAAEVIAGMKHYFDPKVIPSIAYTEPEVAWVGLTEKEAKEKGISYETATFPWAASGRAIASDCADGVTKLIFDKETHRVIGGAIVGTNGGELLGEIGLAIEMGCDAEDIALTIHAHPTLHESVGLAAEVFEGSITDLPNAKAKKK; via the coding sequence ATGAGCACAGAAATCAAAACTCAGGTCGTAGTACTTGGGGCAGGCCCGGCAGGTTACTCCGCAGCATTCCGCGCCGCGGATTTAGGTCTGGAAACCGTCATCGTAGAACGCTACAGCACCCTCGGCGGTGTTTGTCTGAACGTCGGCTGTATCCCTTCAAAAGCGCTGCTGCACGTAGCCAAAGTTATCGAAGAAGCCAAAGCGCTGGCTGAACACGGTATCGTCTTCGGCGAGCCGAAAACCGATATCGACAAGATTCGTACCTGGAAAGAGAAAGTTATCACTCAGCTGACCGGTGGTCTGGCTGGTATGGCCAAAGGCCGTAAAGTGAAAGTGGTAAACGGTCTGGGTAAATTCACCGGGGCAAACACCCTGGAAGTGGAAGGTGAAAACGGCAAAACCGTGATCAACTTCGACAACGCGATCATCGCGGCAGGCTCTCGCCCAATCGAACTGCCATTCATTCCACATGAAGATCCGCGCGTGTGGGATTCCACCGATGCACTGGAACTGAAAAGCGTTCCAAAACGTCTGCTGGTCATGGGCGGCGGTATCATCGGCCTGGAAATGGGTACGGTGTACCATGCGCTGGGTTCAGAGATTGACGTGGTTGAAATGTTCGACCAGGTTATCCCGGCTGCCGATAAAGACATCGTTAAAGTCTTCACCAAACGTATCAGCAAGAAATTCAACCTGATGCTGGAAACCAAAGTGACTGCCGTTGAAGCGAAAGAAGACGGTATTTACGTTTCCATGGAAGGCAAAAAAGCCCCTGCTGAAGCGCAGCGCTATGACGCCGTGCTGGTGGCTATCGGTCGCGTACCGAACGGTAAAAACCTTAATGCAGGCGCAGCGGGCGTGGAAGTTGACGATCGTGGTTTCATTCGCGTCGACAAACAGTTGCGCACTAACGTGCCGCACATCTTTGCTATCGGCGATATCGTCGGTCAGCCAATGCTGGCACACAAAGGTGTTCACGAAGGTCACGTTGCCGCTGAAGTTATCGCGGGCATGAAACACTACTTCGATCCGAAAGTGATTCCTTCTATCGCGTACACCGAGCCAGAAGTGGCCTGGGTGGGTCTGACAGAGAAAGAAGCGAAAGAGAAAGGCATTAGCTACGAAACCGCCACCTTCCCGTGGGCAGCTTCTGGGCGTGCTATCGCTTCTGATTGCGCTGACGGCGTAACCAAACTGATCTTCGACAAAGAGACTCACCGTGTAATCGGTGGTGCAATTGTCGGTACTAACGGCGGCGAACTGCTGGGTGAGATTGGTCTGGCTATTGAAATGGGCTGTGACGCTGAAGACATCGCGCTGACCATCCACGCTCACCCAACTCTGCATGAGTCTGTGGGCCTGGCGGCAGAAGTGTTTGAAGGTAGCATCACCGACCTGCCAAACGCGAAAGCGAAGAAGAAATAA
- a CDS encoding DUF2950 family protein, which produces MKIKLLSGLVLLMVSTVTMAQQYFSTPEQATDALANAINEQNESAMNSLLGDNWRHFLPPEGVDPDAVDRFLRDWKVRHSTVVNDNIAHLIVGENSWQLPIPVIKTASGWQFDMQEAANEILTREIGRNELAAIEALHAYVDAQQSYYALNQTYARKIVSSEGKKDGLYWPVAQGEPPSPLGPAFSPKEPGMGYHGYRFKILPDKHGFAMVAWPVSYGETGVMSFVINQDDKVYQTNLGSHSPQKAQQLTVYNPDKNWQPVAP; this is translated from the coding sequence ATGAAAATCAAATTACTCAGTGGGCTGGTGCTTTTGATGGTGTCTACCGTCACGATGGCGCAGCAATATTTCAGCACGCCAGAACAAGCAACGGATGCACTGGCGAATGCCATTAATGAGCAAAATGAAAGTGCGATGAATTCCCTGCTCGGTGATAACTGGCGTCATTTTTTGCCGCCAGAAGGTGTCGACCCAGATGCCGTCGACCGTTTTTTGCGCGACTGGAAAGTGCGCCACAGCACAGTGGTTAACGACAATATTGCCCATCTCATCGTCGGTGAAAATAGCTGGCAACTGCCAATACCCGTCATCAAGACGGCATCCGGGTGGCAATTTGATATGCAGGAAGCCGCCAATGAGATCCTGACACGTGAAATAGGCCGCAATGAACTGGCTGCCATAGAAGCCCTGCATGCCTACGTCGATGCCCAGCAGAGCTATTACGCCCTTAACCAGACCTACGCCCGGAAAATTGTCAGTTCAGAAGGGAAAAAAGATGGCCTGTACTGGCCTGTTGCACAAGGCGAACCCCCCAGCCCACTCGGTCCGGCGTTCAGTCCAAAAGAGCCAGGAATGGGTTATCACGGCTATCGGTTCAAAATCCTGCCTGATAAACACGGTTTTGCAATGGTCGCCTGGCCAGTCAGTTATGGTGAAACAGGAGTGATGAGTTTTGTGATCAATCAGGATGACAAAGTTTATCAGACAAACCTCGGCAGTCACTCGCCACAAAAAGCACAGCAACTCACTGTCTATAACCCGGATAAAAACTGGCAACCTGTCGCTCCCTGA
- a CDS encoding DUF3300 domain-containing protein: MKLPFKPHLLVLLCSAGLFAASGVMLVKGRATEPQPQPAVPVAQPTPVAQSSATPAPTYTSAQLDQWVAPVALYPDALLSQILMASTYPANVIQAAQWSKDNPKMQGDTAIQAVAGQPWDPSVKSLVAFPQLMSLMGENPPWVQNLGDAFLAQPKDVMDSVQRLRALAQQTGALQSTPQQTVTTVTKPASTKSTSTESTSTSTATPAPTVIKIESADPQVVYVPTYNPNTVYGTWPNTSYPPVYLPPSPGEQFTDSLVKGFGFSLGVATTYAIFSNIDWDDDDWDHHHHDDDYNHNGGYNRNGDNNININVDNFNKISGQHLTGANQTWQHNPAYRGGVPYPTNQLNSRFHSTNTATGLSATQQKPVNRDNQRQAALAQVQQSTGKTLSQAQRPATKEAQRQAANQQLKQISQRSNYRGYDNTPQSGQRKHAKQTHESRQTTTPRPEKRVSQTAQRPNNPPRANALSGNDSLSANWQAQQQRGTQSRQLSARNQQQQQRQMPARTEHREFRHR; this comes from the coding sequence ATGAAGTTGCCTTTTAAGCCACACCTCCTTGTCCTTCTGTGCAGTGCCGGGCTTTTTGCCGCATCAGGCGTCATGCTGGTGAAAGGACGGGCGACAGAGCCCCAGCCCCAACCGGCCGTTCCCGTGGCGCAGCCAACCCCCGTCGCGCAATCATCTGCAACCCCTGCTCCGACTTACACATCTGCACAACTGGATCAATGGGTCGCCCCTGTTGCACTCTACCCTGACGCGCTGTTGTCTCAGATTTTGATGGCATCGACCTATCCGGCAAATGTGATTCAGGCGGCGCAGTGGTCCAAAGATAACCCCAAAATGCAGGGGGATACCGCCATTCAGGCCGTGGCCGGGCAGCCGTGGGACCCCAGTGTGAAATCGCTGGTTGCCTTTCCACAGCTGATGTCATTGATGGGCGAGAATCCTCCCTGGGTGCAAAACCTCGGTGATGCTTTCCTCGCGCAGCCGAAGGATGTAATGGACTCTGTTCAACGTCTTCGCGCCCTCGCTCAGCAGACTGGCGCATTACAATCCACACCTCAGCAGACCGTCACCACCGTGACAAAACCCGCGTCGACGAAAAGCACCTCCACGGAATCGACATCCACTAGTACCGCAACGCCAGCCCCGACCGTCATTAAGATCGAATCTGCCGATCCTCAGGTTGTGTATGTTCCAACCTATAATCCTAATACGGTCTATGGAACCTGGCCCAATACCAGTTATCCCCCGGTCTATCTCCCTCCTTCCCCTGGGGAGCAATTCACTGACAGCCTGGTAAAAGGCTTTGGTTTTAGTCTGGGTGTCGCAACAACCTATGCAATTTTCAGCAATATCGACTGGGATGACGACGACTGGGATCACCATCATCACGATGATGATTACAACCACAACGGCGGATATAACCGTAACGGTGATAACAACATCAATATCAACGTTGATAATTTCAATAAAATCAGCGGACAACATCTTACTGGGGCTAACCAGACCTGGCAGCACAATCCAGCCTATCGGGGAGGCGTGCCGTATCCCACAAACCAGCTCAACAGCCGTTTCCATTCAACAAATACGGCGACAGGCCTGAGTGCAACGCAGCAAAAACCGGTGAACCGCGATAACCAGCGTCAGGCGGCGTTAGCACAAGTTCAGCAATCGACGGGTAAAACGCTCTCCCAGGCACAGCGCCCGGCCACAAAAGAGGCTCAGCGTCAGGCAGCAAATCAGCAACTGAAGCAAATTTCTCAGCGTAGTAACTATCGCGGGTACGACAACACACCGCAAAGCGGACAACGCAAGCATGCTAAGCAAACGCACGAGAGCCGCCAGACAACCACTCCGCGTCCGGAAAAACGGGTTTCACAAACCGCCCAGCGGCCAAACAACCCACCTCGTGCTAATGCGCTAAGCGGTAACGATAGCCTTTCCGCTAACTGGCAGGCCCAGCAGCAACGCGGCACGCAGAGCCGTCAGTTATCAGCCCGTAATCAGCAGCAACAGCAGCGACAAATGCCAGCCCGAACTGAACACCGTGAATTCCGTCATCGCTAA
- the acnB gene encoding bifunctional aconitate hydratase 2/2-methylisocitrate dehydratase, with the protein MLEEYRKHVAERAAEGIVPKPLDATQMAALVELLKNPPAGEEEFLLDLLINRVPPGVDEAAYVKAGFLAAIAKGEATSPLVTPEKAIELLGTMQGGYNIHPLIDALDSDTLAPIAAKALTHTLLMFDNFYDVEEKAKAGNHYAKQVMQSWADAEWFLSRPALAEKMTVTVFKVTGETNTDDLSPAPDAWSRPDIPLHALAMLKNAREGIEPDQPGSVGPIKQIEALQEKGFPLAYVGDVVGTGSSRKSATNSVLWFMGDDIPHVPNKRGGGLCLGGKIAPIFFNTMEDAGALPIEVDVNNLNMGDVIDVYPFKGEVRNHETGELLASFELKTDVLIDEVRAGGRIPLIIGRGLTTKAREALGLPHSDVFRQAKDVAESSRGFSLAQKMVGRACGVKGIRPGAYCEPKMTSVGSQDTTGPMTRDELKDLACLGFSSDLVMQSFCHTAAYPKPVDVTTHHTLPDFIMNRGGVSLRPGDGVIHSWLNRMLLPDTVGTGGDSHTRFPIGISFPAGSGLVAFAAATGVMPLDMPESVLVRFKGKMQPGITLRDLVHAIPLYAIKQGLLTVEKKGKKNIFSGRILEIEGLPDLKVEQAFELTDASAERSAAGCTIKLNQAPIEEYLTSNIVLLKWMIAEGYGDRRTLERRVQGMEKWLADPQLLEADADAEYAAVIDIDLADIKEPILCAPNDPDDARLLSDVQGDKIDEVFIGSCMTNIGHFRAAGKLLDTHKGQLPTRLWVAPPTRMDAAQLTEEGYYSVFGKSGARIEIPGCSLCMGNQARVADGATVVSTSTRNFPNRLGTGANVYLASAELAAVAALIGKLPTPEEYQTYIAQVDKTAVDTYRYLNFDQLSQYTEKADGVIFQTAV; encoded by the coding sequence GTGCTAGAAGAATACCGTAAGCACGTAGCAGAACGTGCCGCCGAGGGAATTGTACCCAAACCTTTAGATGCAACCCAAATGGCCGCGCTCGTCGAGCTGCTGAAAAACCCGCCCGCGGGCGAAGAAGAATTCCTTTTAGATCTTTTGATCAACCGAGTACCGCCAGGCGTAGATGAAGCCGCATATGTTAAAGCCGGTTTCCTTGCTGCCATTGCCAAAGGTGAAGCCACCTCCCCACTGGTCACTCCTGAAAAAGCCATTGAACTGCTCGGTACGATGCAGGGTGGCTACAATATTCATCCATTGATCGACGCGCTGGACAGTGACACCCTGGCCCCTATTGCCGCGAAAGCGCTGACCCACACGCTGCTGATGTTTGATAACTTCTACGATGTGGAAGAAAAAGCGAAAGCGGGTAACCACTACGCGAAACAGGTTATGCAATCCTGGGCTGACGCCGAGTGGTTCCTGAGCCGTCCTGCGCTGGCAGAAAAAATGACCGTGACGGTGTTCAAAGTCACGGGTGAAACCAACACTGATGACCTGTCTCCAGCCCCGGATGCCTGGTCTCGCCCTGATATCCCACTGCACGCCCTGGCGATGTTGAAAAATGCCCGTGAAGGCATTGAGCCTGATCAGCCTGGAAGTGTTGGCCCGATCAAACAGATTGAAGCCCTGCAGGAGAAAGGTTTCCCACTGGCCTACGTTGGCGACGTCGTGGGAACGGGCTCTTCCCGTAAGTCTGCAACCAACTCCGTACTGTGGTTCATGGGTGATGATATTCCTCATGTGCCGAACAAACGCGGCGGTGGCCTGTGTCTCGGCGGTAAAATTGCCCCTATCTTCTTTAACACCATGGAAGATGCAGGCGCGCTGCCTATTGAAGTGGACGTGAACAACCTGAACATGGGCGACGTGATTGACGTTTATCCGTTCAAGGGTGAAGTCCGTAACCACGAAACCGGTGAACTGCTCGCAAGTTTTGAACTGAAAACGGATGTGCTGATTGATGAAGTTCGTGCGGGTGGGCGTATTCCGCTGATCATCGGTCGTGGCCTGACGACTAAAGCGCGTGAAGCGCTGGGTCTGCCGCACAGTGATGTCTTCCGTCAGGCGAAAGATGTGGCAGAAAGCAGCCGTGGCTTCTCTCTGGCGCAGAAAATGGTTGGCCGTGCCTGTGGTGTGAAAGGCATTCGTCCAGGTGCGTACTGCGAACCGAAGATGACCTCCGTAGGTTCTCAGGACACCACCGGCCCGATGACCCGTGATGAGCTGAAAGACCTGGCGTGCCTGGGCTTCTCTTCTGATCTGGTAATGCAATCATTCTGCCATACCGCTGCGTATCCTAAGCCGGTTGACGTCACCACGCACCACACGCTGCCGGACTTCATTATGAACCGTGGCGGTGTGTCTCTGCGTCCGGGTGATGGCGTTATCCACTCCTGGCTGAACCGCATGTTGCTGCCTGATACCGTAGGCACAGGCGGTGACTCTCATACCCGCTTCCCGATTGGCATCTCCTTCCCGGCAGGCTCTGGTCTGGTGGCATTTGCTGCTGCGACGGGCGTGATGCCGCTGGATATGCCGGAATCGGTTCTGGTGCGCTTCAAAGGCAAAATGCAGCCGGGGATTACCCTGCGTGATCTGGTGCATGCGATCCCGCTGTATGCGATCAAACAAGGTCTGCTGACCGTTGAGAAAAAAGGGAAGAAAAACATCTTCTCTGGCCGCATTCTGGAGATCGAAGGTCTGCCGGATCTGAAAGTTGAGCAGGCGTTCGAACTGACGGATGCTTCCGCTGAGCGCTCAGCGGCAGGTTGTACCATCAAGCTGAACCAGGCGCCGATCGAAGAGTATCTGACGTCCAACATCGTATTGCTGAAGTGGATGATTGCAGAAGGTTACGGCGATCGTCGTACCCTGGAACGCCGCGTGCAGGGGATGGAAAAATGGCTGGCAGATCCGCAACTGCTGGAAGCCGATGCGGATGCAGAATATGCAGCCGTGATCGACATCGATCTGGCGGATATTAAAGAGCCAATCCTGTGTGCACCGAACGATCCAGACGATGCCCGTCTGCTTTCTGATGTGCAGGGCGATAAGATCGACGAAGTGTTCATCGGTTCCTGCATGACCAACATCGGTCACTTCCGTGCTGCCGGTAAACTGCTGGATACCCATAAAGGCCAGCTGCCAACCCGCCTGTGGGTGGCTCCGCCAACCCGTATGGATGCGGCGCAGTTGACTGAAGAAGGTTATTACAGCGTATTCGGTAAGAGCGGGGCGCGTATCGAAATCCCTGGCTGTTCCCTGTGTATGGGTAACCAGGCGCGTGTTGCTGACGGTGCGACAGTGGTTTCCACTTCTACCCGTAACTTCCCGAACCGTTTAGGTACAGGCGCAAACGTCTATCTGGCCTCTGCGGAACTGGCGGCAGTTGCCGCGCTGATTGGTAAACTGCCAACGCCGGAAGAGTACCAGACCTATATTGCGCAAGTTGATAAGACGGCGGTGGATACCTACCGCTATCTGAACTTCGACCAGCTCTCTCAGTACACCGAGAAGGCTGACGGCGTGATCTTCCAGACAGCAGTATAA
- the yacL gene encoding protein YacL, whose protein sequence is MDYEFLRDITGVVKVRMSMGHEVVGHWFNEEVKENTALLDEVVQAAQTVKGSERSWQRVGHEYTLWMDGEEVMVRANQLEFSGDEIEEGMSYYDEESLSLCGVEDFLQVVAAYREFMKQK, encoded by the coding sequence ATGGATTACGAATTTCTGCGCGACATCACAGGTGTGGTGAAAGTGCGTATGTCGATGGGCCACGAAGTGGTGGGGCACTGGTTTAACGAAGAAGTGAAGGAAAACACCGCCCTGTTAGATGAAGTGGTACAGGCGGCACAGACGGTGAAAGGCAGTGAACGTTCCTGGCAACGTGTCGGGCATGAATACACGCTGTGGATGGATGGTGAAGAGGTGATGGTTCGCGCCAATCAGCTGGAGTTTTCGGGTGATGAAATCGAAGAGGGAATGAGTTACTACGATGAAGAGAGTCTGTCGCTGTGTGGCGTTGAGGACTTTTTACAGGTGGTAGCGGCATACCGTGAATTTATGAAACAGAAGTAA
- the speD gene encoding adenosylmethionine decarboxylase: protein MKKLKLHGFNNLTKSLSFCIYDICYAKTAEERDGYIAYIDELYNANRLTEILSETCSIIGANILNIARQDYEPQGASVTILVSEEPVDPKLIDPSEHPGPLPEAVVAHLDKSHICVHTYPESHPEGGLCTFRADIEVSTCGVISPLNALNYLIHQLESDIVTIDYRVRGFTRDINGMKHFIDHEINSIQNFMSEDMKALYDMVDVNVYQENIFHTKMLLKEFDLKHYMFHTRPEELSEEERKVITDLLWKEMREIYYGRNMPAV from the coding sequence TTGAAAAAGCTTAAACTGCATGGCTTTAACAACCTGACGAAAAGCCTGAGTTTTTGTATTTACGATATCTGCTACGCCAAAACAGCGGAAGAACGCGATGGTTACATCGCCTATATCGATGAACTCTACAACGCTAACCGCCTGACGGAGATCCTCTCAGAAACCTGTTCGATTATCGGCGCTAATATTCTGAATATTGCCCGACAGGATTATGAGCCTCAGGGGGCAAGCGTCACCATCCTCGTGAGCGAGGAGCCTGTAGACCCGAAACTGATCGACCCCAGCGAACACCCAGGTCCACTGCCAGAAGCCGTGGTAGCCCACCTGGATAAAAGCCACATCTGTGTTCACACCTATCCGGAAAGTCACCCTGAAGGTGGGCTTTGTACCTTCCGCGCGGATATTGAAGTCTCTACCTGCGGCGTGATTTCACCGCTGAATGCGTTGAACTATTTAATCCACCAGCTCGAATCGGATATCGTGACTATTGACTATCGCGTGCGGGGTTTTACTCGTGATATCAATGGGATGAAGCACTTTATCGACCACGAAATTAATTCCATTCAGAACTTTATGTCCGAGGATATGAAGGCGCTGTACGATATGGTGGATGTGAATGTCTATCAGGAAAACATCTTTCACACCAAGATGTTACTAAAGGAATTCGATCTTAAGCACTATATGTTCCATACCCGGCCGGAAGAGCTAAGCGAGGAAGAGCGCAAGGTTATCACGGACCTGTTGTGGAAAGAGATGCGCGAGATTTACTACGGCCGCAATATGCCAGCCGTGTAA
- the speE gene encoding polyamine aminopropyltransferase produces MAENTVWHETLHDQFGQYFSVDNVLYHEKTDHQDLIIFENAAFGRVMALDGVVQTTERDEFIYHEMMTHVPLLAHGHAKHVLIIGGGDGAMLREVSRHQSIETITMVEIDAGVVSFCRQYLPNHNAGSYDDPRFNLVIDDGVNFVNQTRQTFDVIISDCTDPIGPGATLFTSSFYEGCKRCLNPGGIFVAQNGVCFLQQDEALDSHRKLSSYFDDVSFYQAAIPTYYGGIMTFAWATDNDVLRHLSTEIIQARFHQSGLQCRYYNPAVHTAAFALPQYLQDALSSKEVS; encoded by the coding sequence ATGGCCGAAAATACAGTCTGGCATGAAACGCTACATGACCAGTTTGGTCAGTACTTTTCCGTTGATAATGTGCTTTATCACGAGAAAACCGATCATCAGGATCTGATCATTTTTGAGAACGCCGCATTTGGGCGCGTGATGGCATTGGACGGCGTGGTACAAACCACCGAGCGCGACGAATTTATCTATCACGAAATGATGACCCACGTACCGCTTCTGGCGCATGGGCACGCCAAACACGTGCTGATCATTGGTGGTGGCGATGGCGCAATGCTGCGTGAAGTGTCCCGCCATCAGTCCATCGAAACCATTACTATGGTGGAGATCGATGCCGGAGTGGTTTCGTTCTGCCGCCAGTATCTGCCCAACCACAACGCCGGTAGCTACGACGACCCGCGCTTCAACCTTGTCATTGATGACGGGGTTAATTTTGTAAATCAGACCCGTCAGACCTTTGATGTGATTATCTCTGACTGCACCGATCCCATTGGCCCTGGTGCAACGTTGTTTACCTCTTCCTTCTACGAAGGCTGCAAACGTTGCCTGAATCCCGGCGGGATCTTCGTCGCACAAAATGGCGTCTGCTTCCTGCAACAAGATGAAGCCCTGGACAGCCATCGTAAATTAAGCAGCTACTTTGACGATGTCAGCTTCTATCAGGCGGCCATTCCGACCTATTACGGCGGGATCATGACCTTCGCCTGGGCGACCGATAACGATGTGCTACGCCATCTTTCGACGGAAATCATCCAGGCTCGCTTCCATCAGTCTGGCCTTCAGTGTCGATACTACAACCCGGCCGTCCACACTGCGGCATTCGCCTTGCCACAATATCTGCAAGACGCGCTGTCCTCTAAGGAGGTGAGTTAA
- a CDS encoding YacC family pilotin-like protein: MKTFFRTILFASLMAMCSNSYALSENEAEDMADLTAVFVFLKNDCGYQNLPNGQIRRALVFFAQQNQWDLSNYDSFDMKALGEDSYRDLSGIGIPTAKKCKALARDSLSLLAYVK; encoded by the coding sequence ATGAAGACGTTTTTCAGGACAATTTTGTTCGCCAGCCTGATGGCTATGTGCTCGAACAGTTATGCGCTAAGTGAAAATGAAGCAGAAGATATGGCCGATTTAACGGCGGTGTTTGTATTCCTGAAAAACGATTGCGGATACCAGAATTTACCCAACGGGCAAATTCGTCGTGCACTGGTCTTTTTTGCCCAACAGAACCAATGGGACCTCAGCAACTACGACAGCTTCGACATGAAGGCGCTCGGCGAAGACAGCTACCGGGATTTAAGCGGTATCGGCATCCCCACTGCAAAGAAATGCAAAGCGCTGGCTCGCGACTCACTAAGCCTGCTCGCCTACGTAAAATAA